GTAAGTTTTGCCCTACTTTTTTTACATTTGACTAAAATTTCCTGATTCACTATACTATTTTATCTTATAAGCTATGAAGAAACTCCTACTTCTGTGTTATCTATGCGTAGTATTTTCTTTCACTACCTATGGTCAGTACCATTACCAAGATGCAAGACTCACCAGCAACTTTTCTTTTAGGGAAGCGCAACAGCTAGTCACAAAAGGCTTGTTTATCCAAGCCATTCCGCATTACCAACAAGCTTTCAAAAACTTCGAGCAAAATAAGCAACCTTTTTCCAAACTCTTTTGCCAAGTGGAAAAAACCTTTTGTTGGATAAAAAGTAGTCAATACAGAAAAGCCCGTGAATTACTCCAAGAACTTGAAAGTAGTACAGTAGCCTACCCGTTGCTTTTGGGTAGAGTACTGGAGTATCAGGCATTACTTTATCAAAGACAAACCAGAAGACGTCTAGACAAAGCATTATGGTGTGCCAATCGTTCATTGGCTTTACGACAAAAGCATTTCAGCACAACTAAACCCAAAGAAGTAATTCGGGCATATTTGCGGGTAGCCTATATATTTTCTAAAAAGCAACGGTACATAGAAGCACTGGAACGTATCAAAAAAGCGGCACAACTGCTTCAGAATCACTATTCTATCTATTTAGATGCATTGATGCACCATATCCAGGGACTTTGTTATGCTAATATGGCCCGGCTGCTTACTAAGGGGGATCAAAAAAAGCATAAATTCAGCCGTACAAAAGGGATCAAAATCTATAAAAGAGCCTTAGAGTTATATAAGAAAGCATTGACACCTACTCACCCTAAAGTTGGCATCATGTGGGGAAATATTGGAAGTGGTTGGCAAATGCGTCATGCAGAGGTACATGACTCGCTTCGTAAAGTATCTGCTTTTGGGGGTAATCTTTCGTTAATCAACAAAGCTTGCAACCCACTTATTGATAGTGCTTTTCAGTCTATCCTGAAAGGAGTGAATATTTTGGAAACAAATGCGGTGAATAGCAGGTTTCCATTGGCATATTTTAGTTGGTATGCAGGACTTGTGCAGGGGCGTACAATTCGCCCAAACTTTGCTCATGGTATCAGCTTGTACCAAAAGGCATTAGTACATGTTATGCCTGGAGTTTATTCTACAGATATTTTTGCACCACCCAACCTCGTTAAACTGGCATTACAGGAAAATGTGGATGATCTTATTCTCTCTATTTTATGCAGCAAAGCAGATTATTTAGTAAAGCACTATGCAAAGTCACCACAAACTCGTCGAAAATACTTGGATTTGGCCTGGCAAAGCCTTGAAATGCTTGAAAAATTATTGGAAAAAATCTCTGTAAACACTGTACTTGAAAGGGATCAATTGCTTTTAAGCCAAAACATATCTTCCTACCTTAACATAAGAACTCGTGCTTTTCAGCAATATCAACAGATTTTACCTAAAGACACGCTACAACAAATGGGTGAGCGTGTGCTGAGAGTCATTGAAAAACGTAAAAAAGAAGCACTTTGGAAAAATATCTATAGTAAAGTGCTCAGAAGGAAAGCGCTTCTACCCGTTGAGAATCAAAAAAAAGCAGTGTTTTTACAGCAACAAGCTGTCTTTCAGGCACGCCAAGTAGCTCTATCCACACCAGGCACGTTGGAAAGATTACAGGCAATGGATAGTGTCAGTAAATATCGCACCTTACTTGCTGACCATGAAGAATACCTTAGGCAAAACTATCCCGCATATCGTCGGTTAATTAGCCAAACGACTCATCTATCACTTACTAAAATTCAACAACAGTTGCTCCCTCATCAGGCACTGGTTTCGTATACCTCAAACCTTCATTTAGTATTTGTGACTACTAAAAACACCTTAACCTTCAAAAACCTCACGCCTGGGTTTGAATACATAAGGGAGCACGACAAAGAGCTAAGAAAAAAATTTAATGCATTCAACAACAGCCTCACAAATACCCAAAAAGGACGAGAGCGAATGACGAGAAATTGGGCAAAAACGAGTCATCAACTTTACCAATTGATTTTTAAGCCAGTAGCAAAAATGCTTCCCCAAAATATTACGTCACTCATAATCTTACCCTCACAAAGTCAGTATGAGGCGATTCCTTTTGAAGCGTTATTACAGGCTTATGATACCACTCAAAAAGCACAAGCCAACATCAAGCAATATTCTTTGATCAATCGTTACACCATTGCATACGCACCTTCTTTATCCTATCTTCAGCCTCAACAAAACAAGACATCTCAAAGGCAAAAGAGTGACTTGGTTGCTCAGTTTCTGGCACCCATACACTTTGGCAAGTCACAAAAAGCGGCATCCAATCGAGGGCAGATGCAAAAGATTCGTAAACTACGCCACTTTAGCAAAGTAGCAAGTCTGGATAGCCTGCCTCACACCGAACGAGAAATACAAAAGTGCCAGGAAGTATTAGCGAGAAAATATGGGGCAAAAAGAATAAAAACCTGGAAAGGGGCACGTGCTACCGAAAGCAGATTGAAAACCAGCCTCCACCAACCAACACGAATTGTTCACTTGGCTACCCATGCGGTTTCTTCTACGTTAAGTTTTGAGTTGAGTAAGTTATTCTTGTACCCAGAATCTTCCAAAATAGATTCTTTGGATGGTATTTCCTACTATGGCGATATTGCGGGAATGCGAAAGGCTACTGCTAATCTGGTAGTGTTGAGTGCTTGCGAAACAGGAGTAGGGCTAGATATTGGAGTTGAAGGCATGTTGTCTTTGCATAGGGCATTTCTTCAAATGGGAGTACCCAAAGTGGTTCATACCCAATGGGCAGTTCACGACGAAGCCACCGCCGAACTGATGATCAAGTTTTATGAATACCTGTCCCAAGGCCACAAGGAAGCCGAAGCACTTAGTCTTGCCAAGCGGTATTTGCTACACAATAAAATCAAATCCAAAGGACAAACGTATGCCACCTATCCGCCTTACTACTGGGCTGCTTTTAGGCTTACGCAGCAAGTTTTTGATTGAGTATAGGTTTACTCTTGCGATCTAATGATTATCAGGCAAGCTATTGTGTATCAATGGTTTGCCTGTTTTTTTTATTTACTACACTAATTTTTTTGACTTTTTTGTCAAAAATTTACAAAAATGGAAGCTTGGTTTTGATAGGTACATGAAAACAATGGTGAGACTTCATAACTCAACCTGTACCTATGGTAAAAAACGAAACCTAAATGTATGTTTGGATAACACACTGATTAGATGAGTGTGGCATCTCCAGAAGGAAAACTGTAGGAGAAACCAATCATGAAATCATCTATTTTAACTACAAAATATCTTAACAAATGAAATTATTTTTGAAAATGGGGTTATTGGCTGTTGTTCTACTCACTTTAGAGAGTTGTTCTAATACTGAAGTAGTAAAGCCAACCAAATCAAACCTACAAAACATCAACCATCAGTTAAAAAGTAGTGTACTTGATGCACAAACCTCTAACAATATACCGAGTAAATTTTATCGGGTAAACCCTGTTTATAAAGATGCTTATGTACATCTACGGCAGGGATATAATGAATGCTCTTGGGCCTCGTATGTCTTAACAACTGGAGCCATTGCAAGAGCCAAAGGCAGGGATTATGAAGTAACTCAAAATAAAATATCAAGAGTAAAAGATAAATGTAAAGAAAAATGCCATTCTTCACCGGACCCTTTTTGTGGTGCTTATATTACAGACTTGGAGTGGTTTGCCCAAACTTGGGATTACACAAACGTATCTAAGAACCGTGTCTCGTGCTCTAATAATGAAAGTGGTCGCTTTTCTATGGTAAAAAACATGCTTAATCATATAGAAACGAAACAAACACCATTTATTGCAATTGGGTCTACATTTCAAAGTAATGGAAAGCGAATTGGGCATTATTATATTATATGGTCTATTGATTGGAAACGTGGAGGTAGAGGCTCTACTATATACTATACCGACCCTCTTGATGATGTAAAGCCTCATTTTAACAATCAGATTAAAGCAGAAAGTTTTTCTACATTCTTAGATAAAATGGCAGGTCACTACCCTTCACCAAAAGTTTATAATGTACTGTTTTTGTGGTAATTAGCCTTTACAATACATTATGAATAGGCATATATATTATGCCTATTCCTTTTTATTATTTAAATTTCATCTATGAAGAAAGTATGATTAATTATCGTGATGATAATAAGTTTATTCATGTGATATTTTATTGTGAAACTATTGAATGAGAAAGAACCAATTGAAGTAATTAAAACAGAAACAATGTTTATGGCACAACCTCTTACTGATGAACAATTTGAACAAGGCATATCAGAAAACGCTCACTTTGAATACACGACATACGCAGTACCTAAGCGATGATTAGAGTTTTCACTACATCAACCAGTGAAAGTTGTTTGAAGAGAACAAAACAAACATTCAGTCATCTATGATAATGATAAAAAAGTGATCAAAATTTTTTCTTCGTGGTTGAGAGACCGTGAACCATTAGTGACCATTCAAAAATTAGACTCAACAAACAATGATTTCTTACCTTGTGACAACAATTATCATTCCTTACACCTCAATGAGTTTATTAATCAAGATACTGGAATAAAAAGTATTGAAAGTAATTGTGATAAAAATGAATACCATATCATGACTATTCGATGAGATAGCTTTCTTTATAAAGATGAAGCTTGGGGAGATGGTGCCCCTTTTGATATATGAGCAAACTCGTTCATTGATAGTAGCAGCATTAAGTTTTACGAAATAACTGAGTAAATTATTTAACGAAAACCACAGGAGGTACACAAACATCAGTGAAACGTTGATTGTGTACTTTTTTTTCAAAAAAAAGCGCAAAAATCTACAAAAACAAGAGCCAATAATTGACTAGGGTATAAATGCTCTCATTCAATCAAATAGTTCTTGTTTATGAAAAATATTACACTACCCACATTTTTAGCTTTATTCTTTTTGCTATCGCTCCAATCTCTGGTTTGGGGGCAAAGCTTTGAAATTAAGAATAGCCCTACAAGTATTAATTACTCAGATGGGGTATACATCTATTCGCAAACTGTGCCCACCACAGGTACTCGTTGGTGGAGGGCACAAATGGAAAATGTTGGCAGCGATGTGAAGGTAACCCTTGCCCCTTCATCTGGCATGGGGAATAGGTGCAAGATTAAGGTTGTTTTGCTCAGAAAGGACGTAGTACCCTCTCAACAAATAGCTAATCTTAGCTACAACTGTAGATTTTCCAACATCTCATTTGATATTCCAGCAAATCATTTACCTGCTACAGGCAATACTATCAATTATGCATTGGTTATTGAGCCAGTAGGTTATGCTTGTGATAATGGTGAACGTTGTGTAGGAGCAGACGGTGTAAACTCTGCAAACAGTGCTTTCAATCGCCATATAATTGCAGATTTCGAGGTTACGAAAATACCTAAGCCCCCTGTTCCCACAAATATTCAAGCAAGTGATGGTAATCATTGTGATAAAGTAAGAATAACCTGGGATGCTGCCAGTGGAGCTGAAGAATACTTGGTTTATCGTGGAAGTGTTTATCTAGGCAAGACTACTGCCACTAGCTATGATGATTACGGGGCTTCAACATCGGTTGCAACATTCAGAGTAAGGGCTCGCAATGGGTCAGGTACCAGTAACTTTGGTAGCGATAGTGGGTATAAAGCAAGTATTCCAAGTGCACCTGCCAGTGTTATAGCATCTGATGGTACCTATAACAACCTCATTAAAATTACTTGGAGTAAATCATTTGGAGCAACTCGATATATTGTATTGCGTAACGGTAATTTGATTGGTGATGTAGGAGAAAATGTAACAGAAATTAATGATTATACTCCACAGGCATCAGCCAATACTTTGTATGGTTATGAAGTGTTTGCTGTGAATGATTGTGGCATATCCAGTGCTCGTATTGATGGTGGCTACCGTTGCTCTAACTATTCCTTTGAAGTTGGCTTGCAAACCAATACCCCCCTGATTAAAGCCCATCGAAAAAACATCCATGCTACCATTAAGAATAATGGTACAGAAGATTTTTCTGGAACTTTATATCTTTCCTGGCATCAGGGAAATGGCGTTTTTATAGATGACTTGGATAGAAAAACCATTACTTTAAAGCCAGGAGAAGAAGTAACGCTACAATCAGACAACAAGCCTATTATTTCCAACGCAGGTGATTACAACGTGTTGGTAAAATATCGAGACCCTGATGCGTATGGAGCATGTGCCAATTTAACAACCATCACCAACCAAGATGTACGGGTGAAAGGTAAAGTATATACTACCAGTTTGCCTACTGATGTTAATGGTGATCCAATCAATATGCTGACCGGGGAGTTTCTTTGGGGACATAACGATTTTTTGATAAATACCATAGAAGGTGCAATCCCTTTTCAACGCACCTATAAATCAAGGGCTGATTATAAGAGCGGATTTGGGCATAAATGGACTCACAGCTTCAATATTTATCTTGAGATTGAAAGTGATCTTTGGACACTGCATGAAAGTGATGGAAACGAAATGTATTTTGTTCCTGATGGTAGTGGAGGTTCACAAGCCAGACCATTATTCAGTACAGATACACTCTATGTTCAAAGTTTTGTCTATTACCTGAAAAAGAAAGATGGAACTACCTATAAGTTTAATCACCTCGGCGATTTATTGGAGATCAAGTTTCCTTCAGGCAATGCCTTTTACTTTGGCTATGGCACAGCAAGTAATGGAACTAATCGGCTTGAAAATATCATCTTTCCACAAGGGCGAAATTTAACCTTGGTGTATGACGTACTTGATAGAATCATTCAGGTAAAAGACAATGCTGGACGAAGCACTTTTTACCAATACAATAGCAGTGATTATTTGACACAAGCTACCAATGTACGTGGAGGTCATGTACGCTACTACTATGATACCAATGCACAATTGGTGACTATCAAGGATGCCAGAGGGAACACCGCAGTATTTAATACATACAATAGTGATGGTCAGGTAGTAGCACAATTAGATGCGTATAATAAAACGTCTACTATCGCTTACGATAACCCTGTGGAGAATGCAACTACTTTTACCAATCCTTTGGGGTACAAAACTATCTACTATCACGATGCTTATTATCGTCTAACGAGGATAGAGAACCACTTGGGTAAAAGTAGAGCAATTGCCTACGATGGCTTCTCGTACCGTCCTAAAATAATCAGTGATGAAAATAACGATAGTACCCAGTTTGCTTATGATGCAAAGGGTAATATCACCCAGGTGATAAATGCTTTGGGCAGCTCTACAAGCATTGCGTATAATAGTGCCAATTATCCCGTCTCCGTCACCAATTCTTTGAGTCACTCGGTAAACATTACTTACAATAGTAACAATAAACCAACCCAAATTGACTTCCCTAACAATAGTAATATTAAGATAGGCTACTTTGGGAATGGCTTACCTTCTTTCATTACCAACCAAAATCATCAAACCTATTCTTTTCTCTACAATAGCTATGGCGACATGCAAGAACTAGACACCCCTACGGGAAGTTATGTGATGCAGTACGATAATGCAGGTAAAATCATTTCTGTGCGGGATAGAAATGGTAAAACTACCCTTATAGAAACAGATAACTATGATAATGTAACTAAAATTACAGACCCTCTCAACCAAACAATTCAGCGGGTATTTAATGAGAATGGTTATTTAACTGAGCAAAAGGATAAGAACAGGAACGCTACTTTTTTTGAATATGATAAAAGAAACTTGTTGACGAAAATTATTGATGCCAATGCTAATGAAACCTTGTTTAGTTATGATAATTTGGGGCGTTTAACAAAAATTACTGATGCAGAGGGCCATCATATTACCTATGGATACGATGAGTTGAACCGCTTAATTGGTATCACTAATCATCTGGGAGTAGTGGTTCAAACCTTTGGTTATGATGGTGTTGGAAACAGGACCTGGGCAAAAGATACACGGGGAAAAGGGAACGCTTTCACGTATAATAAGCTACGGCAGTTACTTACTGTTACCAATGAATTTGGGCATACCGATTCTTTGAGCTATAATACATTAGGACAAGTAACTGCTGTCAAAAATGCGAAAGGGCAAACAACCACTTTTACCTATGATGTAATGGGTTGGCTTGCTACAGTAACTGACCCTATGAACGGTATGGTGACTTATACCAGAAATAACTTGGGAAACATCACCAATATCAATGATGCCAACGGTAAGAATACCCAAATTACTTATAATACCCAGAACCTGCCCCAACTGATAACATATCCAGGAAGTATTCCTTACAAGCGATCATTTGTCTATGATAAAGAAGGTTTTCTTTCTTCTTATACTGATGAAGATGGCATTACAGCTACAATTACCCGAAATGATAATTACCAGGCTACCAATGTTGTTTATTCTAATGGCAAGAATGAGAGCTTTGTCTGGGATGCTAATGGATGGCTCACCAGTGCCACTAATAGTCAAGGCACCACCAGTTTCACCTATGATCAGGTAGGCAATGTCACCCAAATAAATGACGTATTTGGTCAAGACATTGAGTACACCTACGACAAGGTCTATAACCGAACATCAATAACTTATCCTGGCGGATCACTTGCCTTGCCCCATACAGTAACTACCATTTACAATGAACTCAACCTTTCCACCCAAACCGCCGACTGGTTGGGTAATTATGCCAAAAGGTTTTACAATGACAATTACCAGTTAGACTCTGTTTATAACTCCAATGGCTCATCTATAAAAATTACTTATGACGATCTACAACGCATTACAAGTTATGCGAATCGGGAGGCAAACGGAGCTATTATTAACCAACATCTACTAATCTATGACAAGAACAATCGCATTGTCAAAGACCAATCAATCCTTCCTGAACAACTAACATTGAGTCCTACAATAGAGGCTTATACTAGAGGCGATGATGGGAGGCTCAATCAGGCAGGAAGCAAAACATACACACACAATAAACGGGGAGCAAGAACTGCTACTGCTAGTGCAACCACCGAAAGTTTCACTTGGGGAGAAACAGATTTGCTTACCAACTACACGAAGGATGGCATAACAACCAACAATTATTTTGATGCCTTTGGCAACAGGATAAAAAAAGAGAAAACAGGTAATCAAACCCGTTATTTGCTTGACTTGAACAGTGGTTTGCCGCAAGTACTGCAAGAACAAGACAATGCTGGAAATACCAAAGCCAATTACATCTACACCCCAAACGCTCTGGGTTGGAGACTGGACGAAAACAACAAGGCATCTTTTTATGCTTACTCGTTCAATGGACACACCTTGGGGTTGACAAATGAGGCAGGATTACTAACAGATAAATATGCCTATGATCTGTTTGGAGACCATGCAAAACACGTAGGTTCAAGCCCTCAACCTTTTACCTATTTGGGTAAGTTTGGGGTGATGGAAGAATCTAAAGGGTTCTATCATATCCGTGCTCGATTCTATGATGCCAGCAGTGGGGCATTCATTAGCAAAGATTCTTATCCTGCCAGTATTACCAATACCCAGTCGCTGAATCGCTATCATTATGGATTTAATGATCCTTTGACTTTTGTGGATGTGGATGGGTTAAAAGCGAAAAAGATAGCAAGAGGCAAAAATAGCTTATCACGAAAATCTGCCAAAGCCCAAAGCAAAAATAACACCCAAAAAGCGCAGGATATTATATCCCACTATAATCTGAAAGGTTCATTACCTGACTTTCCAGATGAATTACAAGGAGAGCTGGTTTATTTACCAGTGGTTGATGGTGTTGGAGCAATAGTGATAGGAGCCAAGGTCATTGCAGTTGTAGGAGCTAATTATGCGATAGTTGGAGCAAAAGCAGTATTAAGGAAATTTGGAAGAAATACACTTAATGCGGTTAGGAATTATTTTAGAAGAAGGAGTGCAAAGATCTTAGAGCAGGCGGCAAAAGGGAGGGGTAATTTTGATCTAGGAACAAGTAATTCTGATGAAGCTATTAGATTGGGAAAGGAATGGGTAGGAAAAGGTTACACTACAAAAGTTGGTGATAAGGGTGGAACAATTTTAATAAGTAAGAATAAGTTAAGGCAATTTAGATATCCTCAACAAAAACGTTTAGGTAATTATCAAGCAAACTTTGAACGGAGAGATATTCCCCGTAAGAAATGGACCCACAATGGTCATTTAGAAATAATATTTGATTAAAATGAAGGCTAAAATTATAGATTATCATAGTCCCGATATAGATTTAACAACTTATAAACCAAGTATTGAGAATGAGTTTTGTTTTGCGTTACAAGTTTTTGTCGGTGAACAGGGTTCTGATACTGGTTTTGAAAGTTTTTGCATGACAGTATGTACACCTCGTTGGCTTGAAAAAACACAAAATACTGGCGATATTATATTTGGAGAACACTACTTAATAGTATTTGAGTATAATTTAGACAAAATAATAAACACAATAACCGAATACATAGACAGCATTGAAGAAGATAGTTGGGATGAAATAGGTAAAAAAATAGATAGAATTGGCCTTTGGGAATTTAGAGATTATGTAGAACACAAGTAATAAATCATACATGAAAATAAAACTTAAAGTAATCATAATTCTATTAGCAATTTTATGCAACACCGTTTTTGCACAAGATGTAACGCGAGATGCCAACAACCGTATCACAGCAGAGAAATATGCCAATCATACCATCATCTATGAGTATGGTAGCAATGGAGAACGTACCAAACGCATCATTTCAGAAAATACGGTTAATCCGTTGCCTGTAAACTTATTAGAGTTTACTGCTGAAAAAAGCAAAGTAAACCTTAGACAAGCCTTACTTCGTTGGACAACCATTAGTGAGCAAAACAGCAAACACTTTGAGGTAGAGCATTCTACAGATGTTACCCATTTTACACTACTGGGCAAAAGGAAAGCAGCCCAAAACTCTGATCAAAAGGTGTTGTATGAATACCTGCATGCTGCTCCTGTGGCAGGTACCAATTACTACCGCTTGAAACTGGTAGATTTGGATGGAAGTAGTACCTATTCACCCACCAGGGCAGTCCTGTTTGATTATGTAAATAATGTAACCATTTTCCTGTACCCTAACCCTGCCAATACTTCTACCAAATTGAGGATAGAGGGAATAGGTGCCAGTGACCAACTTTCACTCGCTATACACTCGCTGGGAGGTGAAAAAATAGAGGCAAGAGCGTTAAAAGCCTTGCCTCCTTTTGAATATCACATAAACATTACCAAGCTGGCAGTGGGGATATATATAGTAGAGGTTTTAGTGAATGGTAAACGCTACCCCATACGTTTGGTAATTTCACGCTAATCTGCTAACCAACTTAGTTTTGTAGTTTGATACTTTTCGAAATCAGGTAGTGAAACAAGAACGTTTGGTCTGCCATCATTTGACTTACCAAACGTTCTAAACTTTGCTCATCCATCCACTGCAAACGGTACAACACATAATAAATCAACGATTTAAGCTCTCGAAGAACATCACTTTTTCTACTTTTGAATCGAGCAAAATAGTTGTCGTTAAACAAGATCAAATTGTCTGTGAAGTAAGACAATGCTGGGATTCGTTGAATACTAGGCAGTGCTTCATAAAGTCGGGCTTGAGTGTCATTTGTAATGATAAAATTGTAAGGGTCACTACTCAATACATCCAGGGCTTTTTCATAACTGGAATGTTGTGGCTGAATGGTAGCATTAATTTGTTGGTGTTGTTTATAATGATTGAAAAGTAAGTCTGCCCCACTGTTGGGGTACGACAGATTATAGTATACATCACCATACAATGCTTGTTGTTCGTTCTTTGTATTTGTCCCTGATGTGTTTTTCAATACCGTAATCTCATTCTGCCATAAATAGCCTAGTACCTGATATATTCGTTGTTTGGGAATATTGAATAAACCTAATGCCAATGAATCAGCTAGAATGACCAGATGTGGGATTATTTTTTCGTTTGCCATGGACCGTTGGAGATAAACTGAATGAGTAATATCATATTGTAACATCCAGTTAAGCCTGAATAAAGAATTGAGTGTAAGAACAACGGCAGCAGTAGCTGTGTGTCCAGTAGGAAATGCTACTCGTAAGTTTTGTAGGGCATTTCTGTGTTGAATAGTTGTTTGTTTACCCAGTAAGGAACGAAAATGAGGTATTTGAAAACCTAGCGGTGCAGTGAGTTGTGGTTGTACTTTTCTTACAAGTTTTTTTTCGTGCTGAAAGCGGGTAAGTAGTTGAGCTGTATGGCGTTGTTCTTCTTTGGGGTGTGGTGACGGTAACCTCTCTAAGGATAGCCGAATTTCTTCTATCATAAATTGCTTAATTTCTGCTATTGTCAGGTAAATCCAGTCTGCCTGATCGGTTATGTGAATGTTTTGGGGCTCAAACTGGTGCAAAACTTTTTGTGCAATGCCCAAAGCATCTTCTAAATAGTCACTCCATCTTTTAGTAAAATCAATTGTACCATCTAGTATTTTGTTATGCAAATTTCGTGGTGCTGTATGTTTGCTTTTCCCTTGTAACTGCCATAGTTGCTGCGAAAAGATTGTGGCAGCTCGTCTATGTTTTAGTAACCTTTGGATAATGTCTTTAAGTTGTGTGTATTGCGATTGGTAAGCCATAGTTCAAGTAATAAGTGAATCAACAAAATTCGTCCTATTACCTTTATCAAAAAGAGTGATGACTATTTGTAATAATAGCATCACTTTTTTGTTTTGATTGTCTTTTAATTTTCTACAGGAACATTCAAAGGCATTTTTCATTAAATGTTCCCCTGTCTGTTTCTACCACTTATCAACATCGTTGAGTGTGTTAATAGTCAATCACAACATTAAACTCTAAGATGTATGAAACGAGCCTTTAAAAACTTCATTTATTACCTGGCGAACACCGATCCTCAGGTAGTCAAACATTTT
This region of Microscilla marina ATCC 23134 genomic DNA includes:
- a CDS encoding DUF6531 domain-containing protein, with the translated sequence MKNITLPTFLALFFLLSLQSLVWGQSFEIKNSPTSINYSDGVYIYSQTVPTTGTRWWRAQMENVGSDVKVTLAPSSGMGNRCKIKVVLLRKDVVPSQQIANLSYNCRFSNISFDIPANHLPATGNTINYALVIEPVGYACDNGERCVGADGVNSANSAFNRHIIADFEVTKIPKPPVPTNIQASDGNHCDKVRITWDAASGAEEYLVYRGSVYLGKTTATSYDDYGASTSVATFRVRARNGSGTSNFGSDSGYKASIPSAPASVIASDGTYNNLIKITWSKSFGATRYIVLRNGNLIGDVGENVTEINDYTPQASANTLYGYEVFAVNDCGISSARIDGGYRCSNYSFEVGLQTNTPLIKAHRKNIHATIKNNGTEDFSGTLYLSWHQGNGVFIDDLDRKTITLKPGEEVTLQSDNKPIISNAGDYNVLVKYRDPDAYGACANLTTITNQDVRVKGKVYTTSLPTDVNGDPINMLTGEFLWGHNDFLINTIEGAIPFQRTYKSRADYKSGFGHKWTHSFNIYLEIESDLWTLHESDGNEMYFVPDGSGGSQARPLFSTDTLYVQSFVYYLKKKDGTTYKFNHLGDLLEIKFPSGNAFYFGYGTASNGTNRLENIIFPQGRNLTLVYDVLDRIIQVKDNAGRSTFYQYNSSDYLTQATNVRGGHVRYYYDTNAQLVTIKDARGNTAVFNTYNSDGQVVAQLDAYNKTSTIAYDNPVENATTFTNPLGYKTIYYHDAYYRLTRIENHLGKSRAIAYDGFSYRPKIISDENNDSTQFAYDAKGNITQVINALGSSTSIAYNSANYPVSVTNSLSHSVNITYNSNNKPTQIDFPNNSNIKIGYFGNGLPSFITNQNHQTYSFLYNSYGDMQELDTPTGSYVMQYDNAGKIISVRDRNGKTTLIETDNYDNVTKITDPLNQTIQRVFNENGYLTEQKDKNRNATFFEYDKRNLLTKIIDANANETLFSYDNLGRLTKITDAEGHHITYGYDELNRLIGITNHLGVVVQTFGYDGVGNRTWAKDTRGKGNAFTYNKLRQLLTVTNEFGHTDSLSYNTLGQVTAVKNAKGQTTTFTYDVMGWLATVTDPMNGMVTYTRNNLGNITNINDANGKNTQITYNTQNLPQLITYPGSIPYKRSFVYDKEGFLSSYTDEDGITATITRNDNYQATNVVYSNGKNESFVWDANGWLTSATNSQGTTSFTYDQVGNVTQINDVFGQDIEYTYDKVYNRTSITYPGGSLALPHTVTTIYNELNLSTQTADWLGNYAKRFYNDNYQLDSVYNSNGSSIKITYDDLQRITSYANREANGAIINQHLLIYDKNNRIVKDQSILPEQLTLSPTIEAYTRGDDGRLNQAGSKTYTHNKRGARTATASATTESFTWGETDLLTNYTKDGITTNNYFDAFGNRIKKEKTGNQTRYLLDLNSGLPQVLQEQDNAGNTKANYIYTPNALGWRLDENNKASFYAYSFNGHTLGLTNEAGLLTDKYAYDLFGDHAKHVGSSPQPFTYLGKFGVMEESKGFYHIRARFYDASSGAFISKDSYPASITNTQSLNRYHYGFNDPLTFVDVDGLKAKKIARGKNSLSRKSAKAQSKNNTQKAQDIISHYNLKGSLPDFPDELQGELVYLPVVDGVGAIVIGAKVIAVVGANYAIVGAKAVLRKFGRNTLNAVRNYFRRRSAKILEQAAKGRGNFDLGTSNSDEAIRLGKEWVGKGYTTKVGDKGGTILISKNKLRQFRYPQQKRLGNYQANFERRDIPRKKWTHNGHLEIIFD
- a CDS encoding CHAT domain-containing tetratricopeptide repeat protein; protein product: MKKLLLLCYLCVVFSFTTYGQYHYQDARLTSNFSFREAQQLVTKGLFIQAIPHYQQAFKNFEQNKQPFSKLFCQVEKTFCWIKSSQYRKARELLQELESSTVAYPLLLGRVLEYQALLYQRQTRRRLDKALWCANRSLALRQKHFSTTKPKEVIRAYLRVAYIFSKKQRYIEALERIKKAAQLLQNHYSIYLDALMHHIQGLCYANMARLLTKGDQKKHKFSRTKGIKIYKRALELYKKALTPTHPKVGIMWGNIGSGWQMRHAEVHDSLRKVSAFGGNLSLINKACNPLIDSAFQSILKGVNILETNAVNSRFPLAYFSWYAGLVQGRTIRPNFAHGISLYQKALVHVMPGVYSTDIFAPPNLVKLALQENVDDLILSILCSKADYLVKHYAKSPQTRRKYLDLAWQSLEMLEKLLEKISVNTVLERDQLLLSQNISSYLNIRTRAFQQYQQILPKDTLQQMGERVLRVIEKRKKEALWKNIYSKVLRRKALLPVENQKKAVFLQQQAVFQARQVALSTPGTLERLQAMDSVSKYRTLLADHEEYLRQNYPAYRRLISQTTHLSLTKIQQQLLPHQALVSYTSNLHLVFVTTKNTLTFKNLTPGFEYIREHDKELRKKFNAFNNSLTNTQKGRERMTRNWAKTSHQLYQLIFKPVAKMLPQNITSLIILPSQSQYEAIPFEALLQAYDTTQKAQANIKQYSLINRYTIAYAPSLSYLQPQQNKTSQRQKSDLVAQFLAPIHFGKSQKAASNRGQMQKIRKLRHFSKVASLDSLPHTEREIQKCQEVLARKYGAKRIKTWKGARATESRLKTSLHQPTRIVHLATHAVSSTLSFELSKLFLYPESSKIDSLDGISYYGDIAGMRKATANLVVLSACETGVGLDIGVEGMLSLHRAFLQMGVPKVVHTQWAVHDEATAELMIKFYEYLSQGHKEAEALSLAKRYLLHNKIKSKGQTYATYPPYYWAAFRLTQQVFD
- a CDS encoding Imm8 family immunity protein; protein product: MKAKIIDYHSPDIDLTTYKPSIENEFCFALQVFVGEQGSDTGFESFCMTVCTPRWLEKTQNTGDIIFGEHYLIVFEYNLDKIINTITEYIDSIEEDSWDEIGKKIDRIGLWEFRDYVEHK